One segment of Oceaniferula flava DNA contains the following:
- a CDS encoding O-antigen ligase family protein, with translation METHLQEGRVASGEAGGRVGKLWQWLVLLPFFTAYALALVFATWDRLEMMVPAQLMMGLALIVLVALVWKRRSIVFGYFDAWLCLGALYFIMRALFSPVAYYGNVDAGIIAMGISCWLLARNVWATNTKYPWVLLAIVMVAAHMAAAYYQYSGNMQWGLLRHRSSQASISISGLYGHYNYLANYLAMIACGMLGFVFHGKHGKVFRVCVVVLIAAAVAGLIWTKSRGGLVALGAGCFSYMLAVVFLITVKKSKGRWKVVAAVLLGACILVGALVAAASNFAVRRGYADGAGFLHDNGRKNNSIMAVDQIVNGPLIGAGARSYEWMSHQYWLDDIWGKAPIPNYVHNEYLQSMTDYGPIGGLFVFVTLLAAIALSWRTLLTERDLSDTVAYNLAGMAACAAFLVQCFFSFPAHVLANTLTFVLVLSFAIYRSSTVARHRSLAGLAGFSLLAMSLAGFLVYAAVMGAPTFLDRFEQVAYQRSTPEIKRQMLDTRLAKVTKLTEWRADFKNLRRKGELHWAKAMVAEDEELQRAQLAQAADAYQSASEKYPWEPSLHVNAGLALDRLYRFDEAEQHFLAAFKYGERADYWIKSKWNLANHYYLRGRYLWLKRKPEKGLGYLLLADDLLDDEKKVSFRGLKNQIRENIEFLENAGISVDPAEQEAVPSR, from the coding sequence ATGGAGACACACTTACAAGAAGGCCGAGTAGCCTCGGGTGAAGCAGGCGGACGTGTGGGGAAGCTATGGCAATGGCTTGTCTTACTGCCGTTTTTTACTGCTTACGCCTTAGCTCTGGTATTTGCCACTTGGGATCGTCTGGAAATGATGGTTCCAGCACAGCTCATGATGGGGCTGGCGTTGATCGTCCTCGTTGCTCTGGTCTGGAAGAGACGGAGCATAGTATTTGGATACTTTGATGCTTGGTTGTGTCTCGGTGCGCTGTATTTTATTATGCGGGCGCTCTTTTCCCCCGTCGCTTATTACGGGAATGTAGATGCTGGCATTATCGCGATGGGGATCTCGTGCTGGTTGCTGGCTAGAAATGTATGGGCCACGAACACGAAATACCCGTGGGTTTTGTTAGCCATTGTCATGGTTGCAGCTCACATGGCGGCCGCTTATTACCAGTATTCAGGAAACATGCAGTGGGGCTTGCTAAGACATAGGAGTAGCCAGGCAAGTATCTCCATTTCTGGACTCTACGGACATTACAACTACCTGGCCAACTACTTGGCGATGATTGCCTGTGGGATGTTAGGTTTTGTGTTTCATGGCAAGCACGGAAAAGTATTTCGAGTGTGCGTGGTGGTGCTCATTGCCGCCGCAGTGGCAGGTCTGATTTGGACGAAATCACGAGGGGGATTGGTCGCCTTGGGCGCTGGTTGCTTTAGTTACATGCTTGCAGTCGTTTTTCTGATCACGGTGAAGAAAAGTAAGGGACGCTGGAAAGTGGTGGCGGCTGTGCTGTTAGGCGCTTGCATACTTGTGGGTGCTTTGGTCGCTGCCGCTAGTAATTTCGCTGTCCGACGAGGCTATGCTGATGGCGCTGGCTTTCTGCATGACAACGGTCGGAAGAATAACTCAATCATGGCGGTGGACCAGATCGTCAATGGGCCTCTGATAGGCGCGGGGGCAAGGTCCTACGAGTGGATGTCTCATCAATATTGGCTGGACGATATCTGGGGAAAGGCTCCGATACCGAACTACGTGCATAATGAGTATCTTCAATCAATGACGGATTATGGGCCCATTGGTGGGCTCTTTGTGTTTGTGACATTATTGGCTGCAATAGCTCTGTCTTGGCGAACTTTACTTACAGAGCGCGATCTATCCGATACGGTAGCTTATAACTTGGCGGGGATGGCCGCTTGTGCTGCGTTTCTGGTGCAGTGTTTCTTTTCCTTCCCTGCCCACGTGCTGGCGAATACTCTGACATTTGTGCTGGTGCTGTCATTTGCGATTTACCGAAGCAGCACTGTAGCTCGTCATCGATCCTTGGCTGGTCTGGCAGGCTTTTCTCTTCTGGCCATGAGCTTGGCGGGCTTCCTTGTTTATGCAGCGGTGATGGGTGCGCCAACATTTTTGGATCGATTCGAGCAAGTCGCCTATCAACGGAGTACTCCAGAGATTAAGAGGCAGATGCTGGATACGAGGTTGGCTAAGGTGACCAAGCTAACCGAATGGCGTGCTGATTTTAAAAACCTCAGACGCAAGGGAGAGCTGCATTGGGCCAAGGCGATGGTGGCTGAAGATGAGGAGCTTCAGCGCGCTCAGTTGGCTCAGGCTGCCGACGCCTATCAATCAGCATCGGAGAAATATCCTTGGGAGCCTTCCTTGCACGTTAATGCCGGTTTGGCTTTGGATAGGCTCTATCGTTTTGATGAAGCCGAACAGCACTTTCTGGCAGCCTTCAAATATGGAGAGCGCGCTGACTACTGGATCAAGTCCAAGTGGAATTTGGCGAATCATTACTACCTCCGTGGACGGTATTTATGGTTAAAGCGGAAACCCGAGAAGGGCCTAGGTTACTTGCTTCTCGCTGATGATTTACTTGATGATGAAAAGAAGGTCAGTTTCCGTGGGTTGAAGAATCAGATTCGGGAAAATATTGAATTCTTGGAAAATGCTGGGATTAGTGTGGACCCTGCCGAGCAAGAGGCGGTTCCGTCGCGCTAG
- a CDS encoding exosortase/archaeosortase family protein, whose amino-acid sequence MDSQTNTQLKAQQPANPWTVWLPLAAMALLTIVFYALVPAFPTYGKPSVAGWLTGAWNAETEFEHGWAVPVLFVIFMGMAWRQMSLEKVRPSNLGLAVVLFGLLVYIASVRTIQPRLAMFALPFLIFGAFHFLYGLRVSKHVLFPAFFWYFAVPMPGLQQATNILQLIVTKACYEVGTLLGMKLVHSGNTITSAVDDWNSLDIAEGCSGIRSLIALMMIAAIYSYFTQNKIWKGVFLFACALPLAVLANFFRIFTIIVLAEFGFSDFAAGVYHDWAGLLFFFPIALTGLMLIDRLINRRENRKKVVVRQIKA is encoded by the coding sequence ATGGATTCTCAAACGAATACTCAACTGAAGGCGCAGCAGCCTGCGAACCCGTGGACGGTCTGGCTGCCGCTGGCCGCGATGGCGCTGCTAACCATTGTATTCTATGCATTGGTTCCAGCCTTTCCCACTTACGGCAAACCTTCGGTGGCTGGCTGGCTGACCGGGGCGTGGAATGCGGAAACGGAGTTCGAACACGGCTGGGCAGTGCCGGTGCTATTTGTGATTTTCATGGGCATGGCTTGGCGACAAATGAGTCTGGAAAAGGTGCGGCCAAGTAACTTGGGGCTGGCGGTGGTGCTGTTCGGCTTGCTGGTTTACATCGCTTCGGTGCGGACCATTCAGCCTCGACTGGCGATGTTTGCGCTGCCGTTTCTGATCTTTGGGGCGTTTCACTTTCTCTACGGTCTGCGCGTTTCCAAGCATGTGCTTTTCCCTGCCTTTTTCTGGTATTTTGCGGTGCCGATGCCCGGCTTGCAGCAGGCGACCAATATTCTGCAGCTGATCGTCACCAAGGCCTGCTACGAGGTGGGCACTCTGCTGGGGATGAAGCTGGTCCATTCTGGAAATACCATCACGTCCGCCGTGGATGACTGGAACTCGCTGGACATCGCCGAGGGCTGCAGCGGGATCCGATCGCTGATCGCCCTGATGATGATTGCCGCGATCTACTCTTACTTCACCCAGAACAAAATCTGGAAGGGCGTTTTCCTGTTCGCCTGTGCGCTGCCACTGGCGGTGCTGGCGAACTTTTTCCGGATCTTCACCATCATTGTGCTGGCTGAGTTTGGCTTTAGCGACTTCGCCGCAGGGGTCTACCACGATTGGGCAGGCCTGTTGTTTTTCTTCCCGATCGCACTGACTGGGCTGATGCTGATCGACCGATTGATCAATCGGCGCGAGAACCGGAAAAAGGTGGTGGTGCGCCAGATCAAAGCTTAA
- a CDS encoding exosortase-associated EpsI family protein — translation MMETNTKRAWLLVAILVVGFSCIWLLPKSSEIRPTRLSRHLPSEVGSMVGQQVEVTGKELAILAKDTEFERWQYTAPYSRFTPPIQASIVFSGKDVNNSIHRPERCLKAQGWNFVRERQLVIPNALPDGGDMPVKEIVCQKARIDPKTNKVVKLENGEVFYDMQLQYYTFVGFKEITSSHYQRSMADIKGRLFGGYDQKWAYVTFSTTVTQAYVDQGLTREGFVGFSVEDCEQHLSEFITQLMPGMIDRDERKAVAMP, via the coding sequence ATGATGGAAACGAATACAAAACGTGCCTGGCTGCTGGTGGCGATCTTGGTGGTCGGCTTTTCCTGCATCTGGCTGCTGCCGAAGTCCAGTGAGATCAGGCCGACTCGTCTGTCCCGTCATCTTCCTTCCGAGGTGGGCTCCATGGTGGGGCAGCAGGTGGAGGTGACTGGCAAGGAACTGGCCATTCTGGCGAAGGACACGGAGTTCGAGCGCTGGCAGTACACGGCTCCCTATTCCCGATTCACTCCGCCGATCCAGGCGTCGATCGTATTTTCCGGCAAGGACGTTAACAACAGCATCCACCGCCCGGAGCGCTGTTTGAAAGCCCAGGGGTGGAATTTTGTCAGAGAGCGTCAACTGGTCATCCCCAATGCTCTCCCCGACGGTGGTGATATGCCGGTGAAGGAAATCGTGTGTCAAAAAGCCCGGATCGATCCCAAGACCAACAAGGTGGTTAAGCTGGAGAATGGCGAGGTCTTTTATGACATGCAGCTGCAGTATTACACCTTTGTCGGCTTCAAGGAAATCACCTCCAGCCACTACCAGCGTAGCATGGCGGATATCAAAGGGCGCTTGTTCGGCGGCTACGATCAGAAGTGGGCCTACGTTACTTTTTCCACAACGGTGACTCAGGCTTACGTCGACCAAGGTCTGACGCGTGAGGGTTTTGTCGGTTTTTCGGTGGAAGATTGTGAGCAGCACCTCAGCGAGTTCATCACGCAGCTGATGCCGGGCATGATCGATCGGGACGAACGGAAGGCCGTGGCGATGCCATAA